AACGACGCGCCTGCTCTGGCGCAGGCCGATGTGGCCGTGGCCATGAACAGCGGTACCCAGGCGGCCAAAGAGGCCGGCAATATGGTGGATCTGGACAGCAACCCCACCAAGCTCTTGCGCGTGGTGGAAGTGGGCAAGCAGATGATCATGACGCGCGGTGCCCTGACCACCTTCAGCATCGCGAATGATCTGGCCAAGTACTTTGCGATTATTCCGGCGGCTTTTGTGGTCACCTATCCCGCTCTGGGGGCCTTGAATGTGATGCAGTTGCATAGTCCGGCTACCGCGATCCTGTCTGCGGTCATTTTCAATGCACTGATCATCATCGCTCTGATTCCCCTGGCCCTGCGGGGGGTGAAGTATCGGGCTGAACCGGCCAGCCGCCTGCTGAAACGCAATTTGCTGATCTACGGTTTGGGCGGGCTGATCGCGCCTTTTATAGGTATCAAACTGATTGATTTACTGCTGACGCCCTTGTTTGGATAAGAGCGTAAGATCAATAGCAGTTTTCTGGATGGAGTGCACAGATCCATGTCACTTGAGGATAGGCCGGACCCCGACGAGCTGTTGCAGGTGATCGGTGACGACCCGCATCAGCCTCGCCGCGGGCAGCTCAAGATTTTCTTCGGCGCTTGTGCGGGCGTAGGGAAAACCTACGCCATGCTCAAGGAGGCGCATCAGCGTCAGTGCGAGGGCGTGTCCGTAGCGATCGGGGTTGTGGAAACCCACGGCCGCGAGGAAACCCAGGCCTTGATTGACGGTTTGCCCGTGCTGGCACGCAAGGAGTACCAGCGGCAGGGACGGGTGGTGACGGAGTTTGATCTGGATGCTGCTCTGGCCTCGGGCTATCAACTGTTGCTGGTGGACGAGCTGGCGCACTCCAATATCGAGGGCAGTCGCCACGCCAAGCGCTGGCAGGATGTGGAGGAGCTGCTGGATGCGGGTATTGATGTGTATACCGCGCTGAACGTGCAGCATCTGGACAGTCTGAATGAGGTGGTGGGTGGCATTGTCGGGGTACGGGTTCGGGAGACCGTACCAGATCGGATTTTTGATCGTGCGGCAGATGTCTTGCTGGTGGATCTACCTCCCGATGATTTGTTATCTCGGCTGAATGCGGGCAAGGTGTATCTGGCGGACTCGGTGGCCCATGCCCGTCAGAACTTCTTTCGTCGCGGCAATCTGATCGCCTTGCGTGAGCTGGCTTTGCGCCGGGTGGCGGATCGGGTTAATGCGGATGTGCATGTGTACCGTATCTCCCATGCGATACGCACAGTTTGGCCGACACGCGAGCTGCTGATGGTGTGCGTCAGTGCGGATAGTGCCCAGGAAGCCCTGATTCGGGAGGGCGCGCGTTTGGCCCAGCAATTGCAGACGCCCTGGATTGTGCTGCATGTGGATACACCGCAGGAAAGCGGGCAGATCAAGGCGCAGGAGGCACTGGTGCGCTTGGCAGCCAGTGCCCAACATGCCGGGGCCGAGTTTGCCAATATTGCGGGGCAGGATGTGGCGCATACGATTCTGGCCTACGCCCGTCAGCGCAATGCCACCAAGCTGATTTTGGGTAACTCCTCAGCGCGATCTATCTGGCCCTGGCGTACCAGCTTGTCCGAGCGCCTGGCACGCAGCAATCCTGAAATCGGCTTGCTGCTGGTGCGCATGGATACGGTGCAGCGGCCTATACGGCCTTTGGAACTGGAACAGCCCATGGCGCAGGGCAAGGCCTTATCAATTGCGTTCATTATTTGCGTTGTGACCACCTTGCTGGCCGAGAAGCTCTTGCCTTTTTTCGAGCTCTCCAACGTGATCATGCTGTTCCTGATTACCGTGGTTTTTATTGCTCTGCGCTTGGGACGGCTGGCCGGGGTGTGGGCGTCTTTGCTGTCCGTGGCCTTTTTCGATTTCTTCTTTGTCGAGCCCCGCTATTCTTTTTCGGTGACGGATACCCAATATGTATTTACCTTCGGCGTCATGCTGGGGGTGGCGCTGATTATTGGTCAGTTGGCTGCCAAATTGCAGGCCGAAGCCAGGGCTGCACGAGATGGTGAACGACGCGCGGCGGCGCTGACCCGAGTCAGTCGGGACTTGGCAGGCGCCTTGGCCCTGGAACAAGTCTTGGCGGTCTGCCGCGATACGCTGGAACCCTTGTTCGAGATGCAGGTGGTGCTGGTGGTGCCGGATCAACAAAACCAGTTGGTGGCGACCCGCCATACCGGCTTTGTAGAGCTATCGGTGGCGCAATGGGTGTTTGATCATATGGAAGCTGCCGGTAACGGCACCGAGACTCTGAGTGGTGCCAGTGCCTTGTATCTGCCCTTGAAAGGTCCCATGGCCCCGCGTGGAGTTCTGGTGGTGCAGTCAGGCGGAGCCGCGTCGTTGAGGACTCCGGATGGACGGCGTTTGCTGGATGCTTGTTGCTTTACCTTGGCCCAGGCATTGGAGCGGATTCATTATGTGGAAATCGCCCAGGATACGGTGCTGCGCATGGAAGGGGAGAAGATGCGCAATACGCTGCTGTCGGCCGTTTCGCACGATTTACGTACACCTCTGACCGTGATTCGGGGTCTGGCTGAAACGCTGGAGCAGCCCAAAGGTTTGAGCGAAACCGAGCGCACGGATATTGCCCGTTCCATCCGTATTGAGTCGGACGAGCTGCGCCGCCAGGTCTCCAACCTGCTGGACCTGGCGCGGATGCAGAATGAAGGCGTGAAGCTGCATAAGGAGTGGCATGCTCTGGGCGAGATTGTGGGGATTGCTGTTGCCCGCTGTGCTGCCGCTTTGCAGCCCCGCAAGGTGGTGACCGAGTTTGCAGCGGACCTGCCTTTGGTCGAGGTGGATGGTGTCATGCTGGAACGGGTGGTGACGAACCTGCTGGATAATGCCACCAAATACACGCCTGCCACCAGCACGATTTCCTTGCGCGGTCTGTGTTCCGGCCAGTCCATGTATTTATTGATCAGTGATGATGGCCCCGGTTTGCCGCCCGGCGATCCCGAGCGCTTGTTTGATACTTTTACGCGGGGGCAGAAAGAGTCCTCGGTTGCGGGCGTGGGCTTGGGCCTGGGACTATGCCGCACGATTATTGCCGCGCATGGTGGTACGATCAGCGCCAAGCCGCGTTTGCCTCATGGGGTGATCTTTGAGATTCGCCTGCCCTGGAAACCGGCTCCCCGTATGGATGGTGACGAGCTACTGACATGAACAAAGCCCAGATACTGATCGTGGAGGACGAATCCAATATTCGTCGTTTCGTGCGAATTGCCTTGGAGCAGGAAGGCATGTCCGTGATCGAGGCCAGCACCTTGGAGCAGGCGCGCATGGATGCGGCGACCCGCCGTCCTGATTTGATGATTGTGGACTTGGGCTTGCCGGACGGGGATGGCAAGGACTTGATCCGCGATTTGCGTAGCTGGGTGTATTCGCCCATTCTGGTGCTGTCGGCGCGTGAACGAGAGGAAGAAAAAGTAGCGGCCTTAAATGCCGGGGCGGACGATTATCTGGTCAAGCCCTTTGGCGTGCCGGAACTGCTGGCCCGCATACGAGCCTTGTTACGACGCTCCCAACTGGTCCCGAATGTTCAGGCGGCTTCTTCGAGGGTTCGCTTTGGGGGTGTGCAGGTGGATCTGGCCTCCCATGAGGTCACGCGGGACGGGGAGGCCGTGCATTTGACGCCTATCGAGTTTCGTTTGCTGACGGCCTTGATTCGGGGGCATGGCAAGGTGCTGACCCATCAACACTTGCTGCATGAAACCTGGGGCGCAGCGTATTCCGACCGGCCTCATTACCTGCGGGTGTACATGATGCAGCTGCGTCAAAAGCTGGAAGAAGATGCGGCACAACCCAAGTACCTGCTGACGGAGTTGCAGGTTGGCTATCGCTTGGCGGGCTTGGAGGTTGAAGAATAGGTGGGAAGTCCAGTCTTCCTGTATTCAGGTGGTCTTCAAGCACTTATTGGCTGACTGCTCAGTGGCTTGCCTATGCCGCTGCTGTATTAAAAAAGGGATGCCAAGCATCCCTTTTTCATTAATGGGCAGTCTGCCCCTGGGTAAAAGCGCTTAGGCTTCCAAGCGACCCAGAATCAGGAACTCCATCAAAGCTTTCTGTACGTGCAAGCGGTTCTCGGCTTCGTCCCAGACCACGCTTTGTGGACCGTCGATGACTTCGCCAGTCACTTCCTCGCCACGGTGAGCGGGCAGGCAGTGCATGAAGATGGCGTCAGGAGCGGCCACATCCATCATTTCCTGATCCACACACCAGTCGGCAAAGGCTTTGCGACGTTCTTCGTTCTCGTCTTCGTAACCCATGCTGGTCCACACGTCAGTGGTGACCAGGTGCGCGCCCTTGCAGGCTTCCAATGGGTCGTCGAATTCGCGCAGAATGCTGGAATCCGGGTTGCCGGTGCGATCCGACTCCAGGTGGTAACCGTTAGGAGCCGACACATGCAGGGTGAAGCCCAGGATTTCTGCCGCTTGCAGCCAGGTGTAGGCCATATTGTTGGCGTCACCAATCCAGGCCACGGTCTTGCCCTTGATATCGCCACGGTGTTCGATAAAGGTAAAGATGTCGGCCAGAATTTGGCAAGGGTGAAATTCGTTGGTCAGGCCATTGATGACCGGCACACGCGAGTGGGAGGCAAAACGCTCCAGACGGGTTTGCTCGAAGGTACGAATCATGACGATATCGACCATGCGCGAAACCACGCGGGCGGTATCCTCAATAGGTTCGGAGCGACCCAGCTGCGAGTCGGTGGTGGTCAGGTGAATGACCGAGCCGCCCAACTGATACATACCGGCTTCAAACGAAACACGGGTACGGGTGCTGGCTTTTTCAAAAACCATCGCCAGGGTGCGGTCGTGCAATGTGTGGTGCGGCTGATAGCGTTTGAACTTGTCTTTGATCAGGCGTGCGCGTTCCAGCACATATAAAATTTCGTCGTGAGAAAAGTCGCGAAATTGCAGAAAGTGCCGAAGCGGCCCTGCTTGCACGATGGCATCCATAAAAAAATCCTGCGGATAAAGAAAGCCATCTTAACCTGTCTGGCTATTTAGAGCAAAGCCGGCCAGAGACAGACAAGGGAAAACCGTTTGGTTTCGGAATAAAACGAGGGGGCAATGTAATGATCAGCAATAAATTGTCAAGCGGCTAATTTATTGATTCCCGGGCTTTGGGTGGCCGCGATCGGATACAATGCGTGGCGAGAAAGGAAAAGGTGCAGCATACCTGAACTGCACGATTAGCGATTAATTGTTATGACAGAGCCAGTGAAGCAACTTGTAATCCATGGTGTGACCCGGCAGGATCAGCGCTTTCGTCCCAGTGACTGGGCAGAACGCTTGGCCGGTGTAATGTCCCAGTTTCGTCCGGCAGGGGCGATGGGTGGTCATCTGACTTATTCGCCCTATGTGGTGCCGCGATTGATTGACGGCGTGCGTTGTGTGGTGGTGGATGCGCGCCTGCGAGAGCTTGAACCTTTGGCCTGGAAATTCGTCTGTGGCTTTGCCGATGATAATAATTTGAAGATTAGCGGCATTGATCCCGACAATATGGACCCTGTCGATTCCTGATTCAGACAGCGCCTCCAGGAAGTCGCCACCGTTGAAACGGTAGGCGACTTGTTTTTTTATACGGCCAGTGGCGTCAGCACTTTGCCGGTTTTCTGATACTGCACTACATTTTCCAACGCCAGAGAGAGCATGGCTTCGCGTGTCTCATGTGTTGCGCTGGCGGTGTGCGGTGCCAGAACCACCTGGTCCAGGTCGCGCAAGGCCTGGGGGACCTGGGGTTCATTCTCGAATACATCCAGCCCGGCAGCACCCAGTCGTCCTTCCTGCAAGGCGGCAATCAGTGCGCTTTCATCGACCACACTGCCGCGGGCAATATTGATCAGAATTCCTTTGGTGCCCAGGGCGTTCAGCACGTCGATATTGATCAGCCCGCGCGTTTCGTCGCCACCAACGGCTGCAATCACCATGATGTCTGCCCAATGGGCCAGCTCGATCAGGGAAGGTTCGTAATGCCAGGGCACATCGTGACGTGGGCGGCGGTTGTGATAGCGCAGATCCATATCAAAGCCGCTGGCTCGGCGGGCAATGGTCTGGCCAATGCGGCCCAGGCCCACAATTCCCAGCTTCTTGCCGCTGACGCGGGTACCCAGACCGAAACCGTTGGGTCGATCCCATAAACCGGCGCGTACATAACGGTCGGATTCAGTGACGCGGCGGGCAGCGTCCAGCATCAGGGCCCAGGCCATATCGGCCACGCAGTCGTTCAGGACATCAGGGGTGGTACTGACCTGGATGCCGCGCTGCTTGGCGGCCTGTACGTCGATGGAGTCGTAGCCGACCCCGACGCTGCAAATCGCTTTTAAAGCGGGCAGGCGGTCCATCAAGGAGGAGGGGGTAGCGGTGACAGCGCTGGTCAGTAATACCTGTACGCGCTCGATCTGGTCGGCAGAGAGCTGGTTCAGGTTCTGAAATTCAATGCGCTCGAAGTGACGGTCGATTTCGTCAAAAGAAGGGTGCTGGGCCAAAGATACCAGTTGCAGCACGATGGGACGTGTCATGGGGACTCGCTGATGAAATAGCAAATCCATAACTTAGCATGATTGGCCTGCGTGTTCAGGCAATGGTTTTGTGGCTAATAAAAAAGGGGTGCTAGGCACCCCTTTTCTAACTGGTTTTTAGGCCAGAGCCGATTAAACCATTAAAAATCTTCAGCAATCAGGCCAGGGCCTTGATAGCAGCAGACAGGCGGCTCTTGTGGCGGGCAGCCTTGTTCTTGTGAATGATGTTCTTGTCGGCAACGCGATCAATGATGCTGGTCGCTTTGCGGAAAACTTCGTTAGCAGCAGTTTTGTCACCGGCTTCGATAGCCTGGCGAACGCGCTTGATAGCGGTACGCAGCATGGAACGGATGCTGGCGTTGTGTTTGTTGCGAGCCACTGCTTGGCGGGCGCGCTTGCGTGCTTGTGCGGTATTAGCCATTTTTAATAAAGCCTAAGTTTTAAAGTTTAATCGGCAAAGACAATTATTCTAGGATACTAAGCCCGCTTTGTAAAGTAAGAGGGGCGAATGCCTACGATAAACAACATGCCGAAATAGGAAATGCCGCTGGCAAGCAACACGCCGCCCAGATACAGCACACGCAGCAGGGGCGTGGCTCCCAGGCTGATCCAGTCGATATAACGGTCAGCCAGCAAGAGGACGGCGGCCAGAGCGACCAGGGCGGGAATAATCTTCAGGAAAAAACGTAACCAGTCATGATTGGGCTGGTAAATCCCGCGCTTGCGCAGCATGACCAGCAAGGTCAGCGCATTGACGGTGGCACCCAGGCCAATCGACAAGGCCAGTCCGGCGTGGGCAAAGGTGGGCACCAGCACCAGATTGAAGAGCTGGGTAATGACCAGGACGGCAATGGCGATGCGTACGGGAGTGCGGATATCCTGGCGGGCGTAAAAGCCGGGGGCCAGAATCTTGATGGCCAGCAGGCCAACCAGACCAACCGAATAGGCCCCCACTGCCAGCTTGGTCTGGGCAACGTCAGCGGCGGCAAACGCACCGTAGTGAAACAGGGTGGCGACCAGACCGTCCGACAGCAAGGCCATGCCCAGGGCAGCAGGCAGGCCCAGTAACAAGACCAGACGCAGGCCCCAGTCCAGCAAACCGCTGTAGTTCTTGTCGTCCTTGCCTGCATGGGCAGCAGATAGCTTGGGCAACAAGACCGTGCCCAGCGCTACACCCAGCAGGGCGGTGGGGAATTCCATCAGGCGGTCGGCAAAGGACAGCCAGGTCACGCTGCCGGACTGCAGCCAAGTGGCGATATTGGTATTAATCAGCAGGGAAATCTGCGCAACAGAAACGCCCAGAATGGCGGGCAGCATCTGTTTGAGAATGCGTTGCACGGTGGGGTCGCGACGCGCTTCCCCCAGCCGTAATGAGAATCGTGGCAACAGGCCCAGGCGGGCCAGTGCAACCCATTGCACCAACAACTGGGCCAGCCCCCCCACCATCACCCCAACGGCCAGGGCATAAATGGGCGTTTCCATGTGCTGGGCCAGAAACAGGCTGGCGCCAATCATGGACAGATTCAGCAGGATGGGCGTGAAGGCCGGAACCGCAAAGCGGCTCCAGGTGTTGAGTACCGCAGAGGCAAAAGCCACCAGCGACATGCAGATGATGTAGGGGAACATCATGCGCGTCATGGTGATGGCGGCACCAAATTCGGTTTGTCGCTCCGGTGCAGTCAGGCCACTGGCCATGGCACTGACGACCCAGGGGGCCGCAACAATGCCAATGGCAGTGACCAGCATGACGGCAAAGGTCAGCAGCAGGGCAACGCGGTCCAGCAATTGCTGAACCTTGTCCTGCTCGTGTTCCTTGCGCACCTGCCCCAGGATGGGTACAAAGGCTTGTGAAAACGCACCCTCTGCAAACAGGCGTCGCAGCAGGTTGGGAATGCGAAAGGCCACCCAGAAAGCGTCGGTGAGCGGGCCCGCCCCAAAGGCGCGGGCAATCAGAATATCGCGTGCCAGTCCGGTGATACGAGACAGCAGCGTCAGGCCACTAATGGTGGCCGCCGAGCGAAACAAACCCATTGGAGCCGATACAGAAAGTTATTTTGGTGCCATACGGATGGCGCCATCCAGACGGATGGTTTCGCCATTGAGCATTTCATTATTGATGATGCTTTGCACCAGTTGGGAGAAATCTTCAGGGCGACCCAGGCGCGATGGGAAAGGGATGCTGGCCGCCAGGGAGTCCTGAACTTCCTGAGGCATGGCAAACATCATGGGGGTGCCGAAGATGCCGGGGGCAATCGTCATGACACGGATGCCGGTCTGCGCCAGATCGCGGGCCAGAGGCAGGGTCAAACCCACCACACCGGCTTTGGACGCACCGTATGCCGCTTGGCCAATCTGGCCGTCGTAGGCAGCGACCGAAGCCGTATTGATCAGCACGCCACGCTCGCCCGAAGCTTCGGGGGTATTGCTGCTCATGGCAGCGGCGGCCAGACGACACATGTTGAAGGTGCCGACCAGGTTGATCATGACGGTTTTCTGGAACAGGTCCAGTGTGTGGGGACCATTGCGTCCTACGGTGCGCGAGGCAGGGGCCACGCCGGCACAGTTGATCAGTCCGAACAAGGGGCGGGCGCTGTCCTGGCAAGCCAGATCCACCACGGCCTGGGCATCTTGCTCGGAAGTCACATCACAGCGCTGATAGTGTTGGCCCAGCTCCTTGGCCAGAGCCTCGCCGGCCTCGTCCTGAATGTCGGCGATCACCACGCGGGCGCCATTTTCAACCAGCATACGTACGGTGCCTGCGCCCAGACCCGATGCGCCGCCCGTGACAATAAAAGTCTTGTTATTGATTTGCATGAGCTTGTCTCCCTTGAATAATAAACAACCGGCCCTTTTGGGGCCGGCTGAATCTTGACTTACTTAGCTTGCCAGGGCGTCCACAATGCGCTGGCGGATCTCATCGACGCTGCCCACGCCGGAAATCTTGCGATAGGCCGGAGCTTGCGGGTCGCCGGTGGCTGACCATTGCGAGTAGTAATCGACCAGAGGGCGGGTCTGCTCGCGATAGACAGACAAGCGGTGGCGGACGGTTTCCTCGCGGTCATCGTCGCGCTGGAGCAAGGGTTCGCCTGTTACGTCGTCCACACCGGGGGTTTTGGGTGGATTGAAGGTGACGTGGTAGCTACGACCGCTGGCTGCGTGGATACGGCGGCCGCTCATGCGTTCGATGATGCTCTCTTCCGGTACGTCGATTTCGATCACGAAGTCCAGTTTGACCTGGGCATCCTTCAAGGCATCGGCCTGGGGAATCGTGCGTGGGAAACCGTCGAACAGGTAGCCGGGCTCACAGTCTGCTTCTTTCAGACGGTCGCGAACCAGGCCGATGATGATGTCATCGGAGACCAGGCCACCGGCGTCCATGATTTTTTTGGCTTCTACACCCAGCGGGGATTGGGCTTTGACAGCGGCACGCAACATATCGCCCGTGGAAATTTGTGGAATACCAAATTTCTCGGTAATGAAAGCAGCTTGAGTGCCTTTGCCGGCACCAGGGGGCCCGAGCAGTATGAGTCGCATGAATTCCTCCAGGAAATGCGTCGATCCGATTCTCGCTTCAGTATGATGCGTTGCAGCATATTTAGCGCATTTTTTATTCGGATAGAGCAGAAAAAAGATCTTTTATAACCGATTTGCGAAGTGAGCGCGTACTCTTTCCAGGTCTTGTTCGGTGTCTACCCCGGCTGCAGGAATCTCCTGAAGGCGGTGAACCATAATCTGGAAGCCGTTTTCCATGGCTCGCAGCTGCTCCAGAGATTCGAAGTGCTCCAGCGGCCCGCGCGGTAGCTGGGCGTACTGCTGCAGGAAGCGATTTCGGTAGGCATAAAGGCCAATATGGTGCAATGCGGGAAGCCCGTCGGCCAGTACCCGGTCGCCACCGGCCAGCGCGTCGCGGGCCCAGGGCATGGGGGCGCGGGAAAAGTACAGGGCGCGGCCTTGCAGGTCGCACACCACTTTCACGGCATTGGGGTTGAACAGCGTCTCGGCGTTCCTGATGGGCGCGGCCAGCGTGGCAATATCCGCCTGTTCGCTACGAGCCAGCAGTTCGGCGGCGGCATTGATATGCTCGGGCTGGATCAGAGGTTCGTCCCCTTGCACATTGACCACGATCTCGTCCTCGGACAGCTCCAGCAGGCGGGCAGCCTGGGCCAGGCGATCCGTGCCGGTCGGGTGCTCGGCGTCGGTCAGCAGGGCGTTGAAGCCGCTTGCCTGGACGGCTTCTAGCACTTGAGGCGAGTCCGTCGCCACCCAAACCTGACGCGCTCCACTCCGTGCCGCTTGCTGGGCACAGCGCACGATCATGGGTTGGCCAGCAATGTCAGCCAGCGGTTTGTTGGGCAGACGGGTGGAACCCAGGCGCGCAGGGATGATGACGGAAAAAGTCATATCAGTTGCTGGCGGGTTCCTGCGCATCCAGTTGACGCGCTTCGTTGATCAGCATGGTGGGGATGCCGTCCACAACAGGGAAGGCCAGCTTGTCAGCTTTGCAAACCAGTTCCTGCTGTTCGCGGTCGTGGCGCAGAGGGCCTTTGCACAAAGGGCAGACCAGCACTTCGAGTAGGCGAGTTTCCATTATTGAACTCCGGATAAAGAGGGTGGGGTTAAGCGCCGCTTGCGCAACAGGCTGTCCAGTTCAGCAATCCAGTCCGGGCGTGAGAACTCGGGTTGGACATCGACAACCCACAGTCGTGAGTCGTTCAGGTGCTGGCATTTTACGGCGTCTTTACGGGTAATGAGTACCAGCCCGTCATGCAGGGCCTGAAAGTCCTGGGCTTGCAAGGCGGCATGGTCGGGCAGGGGGAAAGTCTGACTCAGATGCAGACCACAAGCGCGCAGCATCGTGAAAAAACGGGCAGGCTGGCCAATGGCGGCCAAGGCTTGCAGTTCCTGTTGACCGTATTCCTGCTGCCAGTCCAACCAGCTCAGGCGGCGGCCCGAGCTCAGGTGCTCCAGCCGATACGGGCGTAGGCTCATGGTCAGGGCGCGGCCGGGTTCAGCGGGTTGAGGGGTGGAAGGAGGTGCCTGGCCGGCCACGACCTGACTGATCAGCCAGTCCACCGTACGCAGGCGTTCGGGGCCTTCACGCAGTGGGCCGGCTGGTAGCAGCAGGCCGTTTCCTACGCCACGTGCATCCTGCACCACGACTTCCATATCACGCTGCAAGGCCAGGTGTTGAAGGCCATCATCTGAAATAATCAGGTCGACGGCCGGGAAATCCTTGAGCAAAGCCTGGGCAGCCAGGGCACGACGAGGGTGGACGGCGATGGGGGCCTGGGTTTGGGCGGCAATCAGAGCGGGTTCATCGCCAAACTGTTCGGCGGCTAATTGGCCCTGACCCACACGCGGGTTGGGGCCGATCTCCACACCATAACCACGGCTGACAATACCGGGGGCCCATCCCAAAGCGCGCAATTGCTCGGTCAGTGCCAGGACGACGGGCGTTTTGCCTGCGCCACCGACGATGATATTGCCCACCACAATCACTGGCACCGGGCTGCGGTAGGACGCGCTGGGGTCTTGCTCGTAGCGATGCTGCTTGCGTTGTACGAAGATTACCGCCAGCGCAGAAAGAGGGCGCATCACAAGACTGAACCAGCCTTTTTTCTGCCACTGCTGGTGCAGCCAATCAGTCAGGCGGACGCGCACACTCATGGGGCCTGGGTCGCAAAGTGAATGCGATGGATGCCAACCTGACGGGCGGCTTCCATAGCCTGGACCACTGCAAAGTGGGGCGCCTGGGCATCAGCCAGAATCAGCAGGCTGCTGTTCTCGTCGGTTTTTTCCGTCGACAGAGCTTGGCTAAGGGGAGAACCACTGCTGGCATCCAGCCACATGCCGTTCAGGGCATAGCGCCCGTCCTGGCTGATAGCCAGTAGCAGTTCAGTGGTCTGGGCGGCCTGGGCCTGAGCCTGGGGCAAGGAAACATCCAGCTGGCGATAGCGCACAAAGGTGCTGCTGGCAGCCAGAAAAATCAGCACCACCAGCAAGACGTCAATCAAGGGCACCAGATTCAGTTCCAGCGTGTCCTGGTCTTGGGCTCGGCGAAAGCGCATCAGGCAGCCCTCTGTGCCAACAGGCGATCCAGGGCACCGGCTTCTGTTTCCAGGCAGTGCAGCAGGTAGTCGGCACGGCTGCGAAAGTAG
This genomic window from Alcaligenes faecalis contains:
- a CDS encoding sensor histidine kinase; the encoded protein is MSLEDRPDPDELLQVIGDDPHQPRRGQLKIFFGACAGVGKTYAMLKEAHQRQCEGVSVAIGVVETHGREETQALIDGLPVLARKEYQRQGRVVTEFDLDAALASGYQLLLVDELAHSNIEGSRHAKRWQDVEELLDAGIDVYTALNVQHLDSLNEVVGGIVGVRVRETVPDRIFDRAADVLLVDLPPDDLLSRLNAGKVYLADSVAHARQNFFRRGNLIALRELALRRVADRVNADVHVYRISHAIRTVWPTRELLMVCVSADSAQEALIREGARLAQQLQTPWIVLHVDTPQESGQIKAQEALVRLAASAQHAGAEFANIAGQDVAHTILAYARQRNATKLILGNSSARSIWPWRTSLSERLARSNPEIGLLLVRMDTVQRPIRPLELEQPMAQGKALSIAFIICVVTTLLAEKLLPFFELSNVIMLFLITVVFIALRLGRLAGVWASLLSVAFFDFFFVEPRYSFSVTDTQYVFTFGVMLGVALIIGQLAAKLQAEARAARDGERRAAALTRVSRDLAGALALEQVLAVCRDTLEPLFEMQVVLVVPDQQNQLVATRHTGFVELSVAQWVFDHMEAAGNGTETLSGASALYLPLKGPMAPRGVLVVQSGGAASLRTPDGRRLLDACCFTLAQALERIHYVEIAQDTVLRMEGEKMRNTLLSAVSHDLRTPLTVIRGLAETLEQPKGLSETERTDIARSIRIESDELRRQVSNLLDLARMQNEGVKLHKEWHALGEIVGIAVARCAAALQPRKVVTEFAADLPLVEVDGVMLERVVTNLLDNATKYTPATSTISLRGLCSGQSMYLLISDDGPGLPPGDPERLFDTFTRGQKESSVAGVGLGLGLCRTIIAAHGGTISAKPRLPHGVIFEIRLPWKPAPRMDGDELLT
- a CDS encoding response regulator; the encoded protein is MNKAQILIVEDESNIRRFVRIALEQEGMSVIEASTLEQARMDAATRRPDLMIVDLGLPDGDGKDLIRDLRSWVYSPILVLSAREREEEKVAALNAGADDYLVKPFGVPELLARIRALLRRSQLVPNVQAASSRVRFGGVQVDLASHEVTRDGEAVHLTPIEFRLLTALIRGHGKVLTHQHLLHETWGAAYSDRPHYLRVYMMQLRQKLEEDAAQPKYLLTELQVGYRLAGLEVEE
- the argF gene encoding ornithine carbamoyltransferase, coding for MDAIVQAGPLRHFLQFRDFSHDEILYVLERARLIKDKFKRYQPHHTLHDRTLAMVFEKASTRTRVSFEAGMYQLGGSVIHLTTTDSQLGRSEPIEDTARVVSRMVDIVMIRTFEQTRLERFASHSRVPVINGLTNEFHPCQILADIFTFIEHRGDIKGKTVAWIGDANNMAYTWLQAAEILGFTLHVSAPNGYHLESDRTGNPDSSILREFDDPLEACKGAHLVTTDVWTSMGYEDENEERRKAFADWCVDQEMMDVAAPDAIFMHCLPAHRGEEVTGEVIDGPQSVVWDEAENRLHVQKALMEFLILGRLEA
- a CDS encoding DUF3579 domain-containing protein, whose product is MTEPVKQLVIHGVTRQDQRFRPSDWAERLAGVMSQFRPAGAMGGHLTYSPYVVPRLIDGVRCVVVDARLRELEPLAWKFVCGFADDNNLKISGIDPDNMDPVDS
- a CDS encoding 2-hydroxyacid dehydrogenase — encoded protein: MTRPIVLQLVSLAQHPSFDEIDRHFERIEFQNLNQLSADQIERVQVLLTSAVTATPSSLMDRLPALKAICSVGVGYDSIDVQAAKQRGIQVSTTPDVLNDCVADMAWALMLDAARRVTESDRYVRAGLWDRPNGFGLGTRVSGKKLGIVGLGRIGQTIARRASGFDMDLRYHNRRPRHDVPWHYEPSLIELAHWADIMVIAAVGGDETRGLINIDVLNALGTKGILINIARGSVVDESALIAALQEGRLGAAGLDVFENEPQVPQALRDLDQVVLAPHTASATHETREAMLSLALENVVQYQKTGKVLTPLAV
- the rpsT gene encoding 30S ribosomal protein S20 — protein: MANTAQARKRARQAVARNKHNASIRSMLRTAIKRVRQAIEAGDKTAANEVFRKATSIIDRVADKNIIHKNKAARHKSRLSAAIKALA
- the murJ gene encoding murein biosynthesis integral membrane protein MurJ, which gives rise to MGLFRSAATISGLTLLSRITGLARDILIARAFGAGPLTDAFWVAFRIPNLLRRLFAEGAFSQAFVPILGQVRKEHEQDKVQQLLDRVALLLTFAVMLVTAIGIVAAPWVVSAMASGLTAPERQTEFGAAITMTRMMFPYIICMSLVAFASAVLNTWSRFAVPAFTPILLNLSMIGASLFLAQHMETPIYALAVGVMVGGLAQLLVQWVALARLGLLPRFSLRLGEARRDPTVQRILKQMLPAILGVSVAQISLLINTNIATWLQSGSVTWLSFADRLMEFPTALLGVALGTVLLPKLSAAHAGKDDKNYSGLLDWGLRLVLLLGLPAALGMALLSDGLVATLFHYGAFAAADVAQTKLAVGAYSVGLVGLLAIKILAPGFYARQDIRTPVRIAIAVLVITQLFNLVLVPTFAHAGLALSIGLGATVNALTLLVMLRKRGIYQPNHDWLRFFLKIIPALVALAAVLLLADRYIDWISLGATPLLRVLYLGGVLLASGISYFGMLFIVGIRPSYFTKRA
- a CDS encoding 3-hydroxyacyl-CoA dehydrogenase, with amino-acid sequence MQINNKTFIVTGGASGLGAGTVRMLVENGARVVIADIQDEAGEALAKELGQHYQRCDVTSEQDAQAVVDLACQDSARPLFGLINCAGVAPASRTVGRNGPHTLDLFQKTVMINLVGTFNMCRLAAAAMSSNTPEASGERGVLINTASVAAYDGQIGQAAYGASKAGVVGLTLPLARDLAQTGIRVMTIAPGIFGTPMMFAMPQEVQDSLAASIPFPSRLGRPEDFSQLVQSIINNEMLNGETIRLDGAIRMAPK